One genomic region from Salvia hispanica cultivar TCC Black 2014 chromosome 2, UniMelb_Shisp_WGS_1.0, whole genome shotgun sequence encodes:
- the LOC125208339 gene encoding uncharacterized protein LOC125208339: protein MHLRCSQSDGLINAVADDDVEQIRDIIRHPSHPDHDMKLLRRRCSFKCDACGTTGAKGSSSYTCTADACQYWIHERCASLPQSLKREDHHHPLSLSFHVPLEYIIFDYKCDVCSKILLPKNWLYHCQICRYIVHIKCAFDKPPRIIENIGKDIIHLPANEVAGELITPFVMRQRGGETLIPPIIIPATAADELMKVKYKFIHHQYQLTLLSSGNRSQEEEEEDEENYGVRSELICDGCITPISSSSNYYMSCGECRYNLHLACYHLPPQLSSHPLHQHDDHQLVLQSLDKHQPWTRKECSVCEYETNGLFYTCTKCSFKVDIQCACMPDTIHHAAHPRHLLKHVTQSDLSRDINRRHLWCAAGCDDGITYYDCYRCSNNSCDFIVHVRCALLPVSVSSRRWDEHHPLLLTYNATLNRPGDFYCDQCETQMNPRSWMYRCHACDISFHPKCFITTSGRYRNWKLGQKYVNDAVHQHPLTFQLLTTKRRCDNCGWDKYERQGFYCALCNFFICYYFCSRGLIKNVD from the exons ATGCACTTGAGATGCTCGCAAAGTGATGGGCTGATCAATGCAGTAGCAGACGATGACGTTGAGCAAATCCGCGACATTATACGCCATCCAAGTCATCCGGACCACGACATGAAGTTGTTGAGAAGAAGGTGTTCATTCAAGTGCGATGCTTGTGGCACCACAGGCGCCAAAGGGAGTTCCTCCTACACATGCACCGCAGATGCTTGCCAGTATTGGATCCATGAGAGATGTGCTTCTTTGCCTCAAAGCTTGAAAAGGGAAGACCATCATCaccctctttctctctcttttcatGTCCCACTTGAATATATCATATTTGACTACAAATGTGATGTATGCAGCAAAATTCTGCTGCCCAAAAATTGGTTATATCATTGTCAAATTTGTAGATATATTGTCCACATCAAGTGTGCCTTCGACAAGCCGCCTCGCATCATTGA GAATATAGGGAAAGACATTATTCATCTTCCAGCGAATGAGGTGGCCGGGGAACTAATTACACCGTTTGTGATGAGACAAAGAGGAGGAGAAACATTGATACCACCCATCATCATCCCTGCTACTGCTGCTGATGAGTTGATGAAGGTGAAATATAAGTTCATTCATCACCAATATCAGCTCACTTTACTGTCATCTGGCAATCGaagccaagaagaagaagaagaagatgaggaGAATTATGGAGTGAGATCGGAATTGATATGTGATGGGTGCATCACTCCTatatcttcatcttcaaacTACTATATGAGCTGCGGTGAATGCAGATACAATCTTCACCTGGCTTGCTATCACTTGCCACCTCAACTCTCCTCACATCCACTCCACCAACATGATGATCACCAGCTAGTCCTCCAATCTTTGGACAAACACCAACCTTGGACGAGGAAAGAGTGCAGTGTTTGCGAGTATGAAACTAATGGGCTGTTTTACACCTGTACAAAGTGCAGCTTCAAAGTAGATATCCAATGCGCTTGTATGCCGGATACCATACACCACGCAGCTCACCCGCGACATCTCCTCAAGCATGTGACTCAGTCCGATCTAAGCAGAGATATCAACCGACGACACTTGTGGTGTGCTGCTGGTTGTGATGACGGCATAACCTATTACGATTGTTACAGGTGCAGCAACAACTCATGTGATTTCATAGTGCACGTCAGATGCGCTTTGCTGCCTGTGTCGGTCAGCAGCCGTAGATGGGACGAGCACCACCCGCTGCTGCTGACGTACAACGCCACTCTCAACCGTCCTGGTGATTTCTACTGCGACCAATGTGAGACACAGATGAATCCCAGGAGCTGGATGTATCGCTGCCACGCCTGTGATATATCCTTCCATCCTAAATGCTTTATAACTACATCCGGCAGATATAGAAACTGGAAGTTGGGGCAGAAATATGTGAATGACGCAGTTCACCAACACCCTCTCACCTTTCAACTTCTCACCACAAAACGCCGCTGCGACAATTGTGGTTGGGATAAATATGAACGGCAAGGATTCTACTGTGCATTATGCAACTTCTTCATTTGTTACTACTTCTGCAGTAGAGGATTGATTAAAAATGTTGATTGA
- the LOC125207007 gene encoding uncharacterized protein LOC125207007: MSGRGKQIEEEEGNEREMLHHWSHEHPLTLVKTREKVYCYGCEELFSVGDQAYGCITKWCNYSNLLHEECAAIAREIRHPSHHPQHILIQHHEWELGRCRICQRLIWSIGYRCSVCDFQMHLRCAQGGGMVDATGDDDDDKRHNIIHHPSHPDHELKLLRRRCPFKCDACGTTRKDSSYTCTNDACEYWIHEKCASLPQSFKREDHHHSLSLSFRVPFEYLDFNYKCDVCNKYLLPNYWIYHCQICRFIVHVKCVFNKQSPVTEYIGKDIIHLPANEVAEELITPFVMGQTGGGGGTLIPPIIIPAAAVDELMKVKYKFLHHQHQLTLVSSGERSQEEEEEEEEEEEDEENYGVRSEFICDGCITPISSYYYMSCSECKYNLHLACFHLPPQLSSHPLHQHDDHQLVLRSCHKHQPWNCQYCSVCEYETNGLFYSCIACDFKVDIQCGCMPDTIHHAAHPRHLLKHVTYSVLRRNINPRRVSCAAGCDDSITYYDCYRCSNNSCDFIVHVKCALLPVSVSSRRWDEHHTLLLTYDATLNRPGDFYCDQCETQMHPRSWMYHCRPCDISFHPKCFPTTSGYYRNRKLGQEYHVNDAVHQHPLTFQLLTTKLCCDSCGEKVHGEEGFYCALCNFFICRRYRCGEKMIENGDMKAVD, encoded by the exons atgaGTGGGAGAGGAAAGCAGATAGAGGAAGAGGAGgggaatgagagagagatgcTCCATCATTGGAGCCACGAGCATCCACTTACTTTGGTGAAAACTCGTGAAAAAGTATACTGTTATGGGTGTGAAGAGCTATTTAGTGTTGGAGACCAAGCTTATGGATGCATCACTAAGTGGTGTAACTACTCAAATTTATTGCACGAAGAATGTGCAGCGATTGCGAGAGAGATACGCCATCCATCGCACCACCCTCAACACATACTCATCCAACACCACGAATGGGAATTAGGGAGGTGCCGTATATGTCAAAGGCTAATTTGGAGCATTGGTTACAGATGCTCAGTATGTGATTTCCAGATGCACCTGAGATGCGCACAAGGTGGTGGCATGGTCGATGCAACGggcgatgatgatgatgataaaaGGCACAACATCATACATCATCCAAGTCATCCCGATCATGAATTGAAGTTGTTGAGGAGAAGGTGTCCATTCAAGTGCGATGCTTGCGGCACCACACGCAAAGATAGTTCATACACATGCACCAATGATGCTTGTGAATATTGGATCCATGAGAAATGTGCTTCATTGCCTCAAAGCTTCAAAAGGGAAGATCACCATCACTCCCTCTCTTTATCCTTTCGCGTCCCTTTTGAATATCTCGATTTCAACTACAAATGTGATGTGTGCAACAAATATTTGCTACCCAACTATTGGATATATCATTGTCAAATCTGCAGATTTATTGTCCACGTCAAGTGCGTTTTCAACAAGCAGTCTCCCGTCACTGA ATATATTGGGAAAGACATTATTCATCTTCCAGCAAATGAGGTAGCCGAGGAACTAATAACACCGTTTGTGATGGGGCAAactggaggaggaggaggaacaTTGATTCCACCCATCATCATccctgctgctgctgttgaTGAGTTGATGAAGGTGAAGTATAAGTTCCTTCATCACCAACATCAACTCACTTTAGTCTCATCTGGCGAGCGAagtcaagaagaagaagaagaagaagaagaagaagaagaagacgaggagAACTATGGAGTGAGATCGGAATTCATATGTGATGGGTGCATCACTCCTATATCATCATATTACTATATGAGTTGCAGTGAATGCAAATACAATCTTCACTTGGCGTGCTTTCACTTGCCACCTCAACTCTCCTCACATCCACTCCACCAACATGATGATCACCAGCTTGTCCTCCGATCTTGTCACAAACATCAACCTTGGAATTGCCAATATTGCAGTGTGTGTGAGTATGAAACTAATGGGCTGTTTTATAGTTGCATAGCGTGCGACTTCAAAGTCGATATCCAATGCGGTTGTATGCCGGATACCATACACCACGCAGCTCACCCGCGACATCTCCTCAAGCATGTGACTTATTCGGTTCTACGCAGAAATATTAACCCACGGCGCGTGTCGTGTGCTGCTGGTTGTGACGACAGCATAACCTATTACGATTGTTACAGGTGCAGCAACAACTCATGTGATTTCATAGTGCACGTCAAATGCGCTTTGCTGCCTGTGTCGGTCAGCAGCCGTAGATGGGATGAGCACCACACGTTGCTTTTGACGTACGATGCAACTCTCAACCGTCCTGGAGATTTCTACTGCGACCAATGCGAAACACAAATGCATCCCAGGAGTTGGATGTATCACTGCCGCCCCTGCGATATATCCTTCCATCCTAAATGCTTTCCAACTACATCCGGCTACTATAGAAACAGGAAGTTGGGGCAGGAATATCACGTGAATGACGCAGTTCACCAACACCCTCTCACCTTTCAACTCCTCACCACCAAACTATGCTGCGACAGTTGTGGTGAGAAAGTGCATGGAGAGGAAGGATTTTACTGTGCATTATGCAACTTCTTCATTTGTCGCAGATACAGATGCGGTGAAAAAATGATCGAAAATGGTGACATGAAGGCTGTTGATTGA
- the LOC125208240 gene encoding uncharacterized protein LOC125208240 — MSEKGGEMIDHWSHEHPLTLVETREKVYCYGCEELFGIGEQAYGCSTEGCDYARLLHEECAAIAREIRHPSHHPQHILIQHHEPECRVCHICRRTIWSIGYKCSKCNFQMHLRCAQGGGMADATGDGDDDNKSRNIIHHPSHPGHELKLLRRRCSFKCDACCTTRKGSSYTCTTDDCQYCIHERCASLPQSFKREDHHHSLSLSFRVPFEYLNFNYKCDVCNTYLLPNYWIYHCQICRFIVHVKCVFNNQPRITLNIGKDIIHLPANEAEELITPFVMRQRGGEGGTFIPLPPIIIIPAAAAVDELLKVKYKFIHHQHQLTLVSSGDRSQEEEEDEENYGMRSELICDGCITPISSNYYMSCSECKYNLHLACFHLPSQLSSHPLHQRDDHQLILQSCDKHQPWESQYCNVCEYYTNGLFYRCKACYFKVDIQCACMADTIHHAAHPRHLLKHVTTSDLGRDINRLRLSCAAGCDYFIDVYDCYRCCNSSCDFIVHVRCALLPVSVSSRRWDEHHPLLLTYDATLNRPGDFYCDQCEKQMNPRTWMYHCRPCDISFHPKCFKTTSGRYRNIKLGQEYHVNGAVHQHPLTYQLLTTKLRCDSCGENMHEEEGFYCSLCNFFICRGYRCRKKMIQNGKLKAVD; from the exons ATGAGTGAGAAAGGAGGGGAGATGATTGATCATTGGAGCCACGAGCATCCACTTACTTTGGTGGAAACTCGTGAAAAAGTATACTGTTATGGGTGTGAAGAGCTGTTTGGTATCGGAGAGCAAGCTTACGGATGCAGCACTGAGGGATGTGACTACGCAAGATTACTACACGAAGAATGTGCAGCGATTGCTAGAGAGATACGCCATCCATCGCACCACCCTCAACACATACTCATCCAACACCACGAACCGGAATGCAGGGTGTGTCATATATGTCGAAGGACTATTTGGAGCATTGGTTACAAATGCTCCAAATGTAATTTCCAGATGCACCTGAGATGCGCACAAGGTGGTGGCATGGCCGATGCAACAGgcgatggtgatgatgataaTAAAAGTCGCAACATCATACATCATCCAAGTCATCCTGGCCATGAATTGAAGTTGTTGAGGAGAAGATGTTCTTTCAAGTGCGATGCTTGCTGCACCACACGCAAAGGGAGCTCCTACACATGCACCACAGATGATTGTCAGTATTGCATCCATGAGAGATGTGCTTCCTTGCCTCAGAGCTTCAAAAGGGAAGATCAtcatcactctctctctttatccTTTCGCGTCCCTTTCGAATATCTCAATTTCAACTACAAATGTGATGTGTGCAACACATATTTGCTACCCAATTATTGGATATATCATTGCCAAATCTGCAGATTTATTGTCCACGTCAAGTGCGTTTTCAACAACCAGCCCCGCATCACTCt GAATATAGGGAAAGACATTATTCATCTTCCAGCGAATGAGGCTGAGGAACTAATTACACCGTTTGTGATGAGGCaaagaggaggagaaggaggaACATTCATTCCACTTCCacccatcatcatcatccctgctgctgctgctgttgaTGAGTTGTTGAAGGTGAAATATAAGTTCATTCATCACCAACATCAACTCACTTTAGTCTCATCTGGCGATCGaagccaagaagaagaagaagacgaggaaAATTATGGAATGAGATCAGAATTGATATGTGATGGGTGCATCACTCCTATATCATCAAACTACTATATGAGTTGCAGTGAATGCAAATACAATCTTCACTTGGCTTGCTTTCACTTGCCATCTCAACTCTCCTCACATCCACTCCACCAACGTGATGATCACCAGCTTATCCTCCAATCTTGTGACAAACATCAACCTTGGGAGAGCCAATATTGCAATGTCTGCGAGTATTATACTAATGGGTTGTTTTATAGATGCAAAGCGTGCTACTTCAAAGTCGATATCCAATGTGCTTGTATGGCGGATACCATACACCATGCAGCTCACCCGCGACATCTCCTCAAGCATGTGACCACGTCGGATCTAGGCAGAGATATCAACCGACTGCGCTTGTCGTGTGCTGCTGGTTGTGACTATTTCATAGACGTTTATGATTGTTACAGGTGCTGCAATAGTTCATGTGATTTCATTGTGCACGTCAGATGCGCTTTGCTGCCTGTGTCGGTCAGCAGCCGTAGATGGGACGAGCACCACCCACTGTTGCTGACGTACGACGCCACTCTCAACCGTCCTGGCGATTTTTACTGCGATCAATGTGAAAAACAAATGAATCCCAGGACTTGGATGTATCACTGCCGCCCCTGCGATATATCCTTTCATCCAAAATGCTTTAAAACTACATCCGGCAGATATAGAAACATCAAGTTGGGGCAGGAATATCACGTGAATGGCGCAGTTCACCAACACCCTCTCACCTATCAACTCCTCACTACAAAACTCCGTTGCGACAGTTGTGGTGAGAATATGCATGAAGAGGAAGGATTTTACTGTTCATTATGCAACTTCTTCATTTGTCGGGGATACAGATGCCGTAAAAAAATGATCCAAAATGGGAAATTGAAGGCCGTTGATTGA
- the LOC125205043 gene encoding uncharacterized protein LOC125205043: protein MLLQSFDNLQPGNHQHCIACRDYTNGLFYSYGESSFKVDIKCACMPDTILHAAHPQHLLNHVTRWDLLGDVNSWRLTCAAGCDEHITAYHCYRCSDSSCDFIVHVKCAVLPASISSRRWDEHHTLLLTYDATLNRPGDFYCDQCETQMNPRSWMYHCRPCDISFHPKCFPTTSGEYRNMKLGQEYNVNAETHPHPLTFQLLTTKLCCDSCGEKVHGEEGFYCALCNFFICRRYRCGEKMIENGDMKAVD from the coding sequence ATGCTCCTCCAATCTTTTGACAATCTTCAACCTGGGAACCACCAACATTGCATTGCCTGTCGCGATTATACGAATGGGTTGTTTTACAGTTATGGAGAGAGCAGCTTCAAAGTAGATATCAAGTGCGCTTGTATGCCGGATACCATACTTCACGCAGCTCACCCGCAGCATCTCCTCAACCACGTGACCCGGTGGGATCTACTAGGAGATGTCAACTCATGGCGCTTGACGTGTGCTGCTGGTTGTGACGAACACATAACCGCTTATCATTGTTACAGGTGCAGCGACAGCTCATGTGATTTCATCGTGCACGTTAAATGCGCTGTTTTGCCAGCATCAATCAGCAGCCGTAGATGGGATGAGCACCACACGTTGCTTTTGACGTACGATGCAACTCTCAACCGTCCTGGAGATTTCTACTGCGACCAATGCGAAACACAAATGAATCCCAGGAGTTGGATGTATCACTGCCGCCCCTGCGATATATCCTTCCATCCTAAATGCTTTCCAACTACATCCGGCGAGTATAGAAACATGAAGTTGGGGCAGGAATATAATGTGAATGCAGAAACCCATCCACACCCTCTCACCTTTCAACTCCTCACCACCAAACTATGCTGCGACAGTTGTGGTGAGAAAGTGCATGGAGAGGAAGGATTTTACTGTGCATTATGCAACTTCTTCATTTGTCGCAGATACAGATGCGGTGAAAAAATGATCGAAAATGGTGACATGAAGGCCGTTGATTGA
- the LOC125208163 gene encoding uncharacterized protein LOC125208163, whose amino-acid sequence MSEKGKEMIDHWSHEHPLTLVEIRERDYCYGCEELFGIGEQAYGCSTEGCNYARLLHEECAAIAREIRHPSHHPQHILIQRHEPELGTCRICERTIWSIGYRCSVCGFQMHLRCAQGGGMVDTTGDDDDEKRRSIIRHPSHPDHELKLLRRRCPFKCDACGTTRKDSSYTCTNDSCEYLIHEKCASLPQSFKREDHHHSLSLSFRVPFEYLNFNYKCDVCNTYLLPNYWIYHCQLCRFIVHVKCIFNKQPRITENIGKDMIHLPTNEVAEELVTPFVMRQIGGETLIPPIIILAAAVDELMKVKYEFIIHQHQLALVSSGDRSQEEEEEDEENYGVRSELICDGCITPISSYYYMSCSECKYNLHLACFHLPPQLSSLPLHQHDDHQLVLQSLDKHQPWKREECSVCEYDTNGLFYTCTACGFTVDIQCACMPDTIHHAAHPRHLLKHVTQSVLRKDINRRRLWCAAGCGYDIEDYDCYRCCSSSPCDFIVHVRCALLPASVSSSRWDRHHPLLLTYNATLNRPGDFYCDQCETRMNPRSWMYYCRACDISFHPKCFIITSGEYRNSKLGQEYHVNAAIHPHPLIFQLLTTKRRCDICRYNENEHQGFYCALCNFFICLYSCGTNMIKNGNMKAVD is encoded by the exons atGAGTGAGAAAGGAAAGGAGATGATTGATCATTGGAGCCACGAGCATCCACTTACTCTGGTGGAAATTCGTGAAAGAGATTACTGTTATGGGTGTGAAGAGCTGTTTGGTATCGGAGAGCAAGCTTATGGATGCAGCACCGAGGGATGTAACTACGCAAGATTATTACACGAAGAATGTGCAGCGATTGCGAGGGAGATACGCCATCCATCGCACCACCCTCAACACATACTCATCCAACGCCACGAACCGGAATTAGGGACGTGTCGTATATGTGAAAGGACAATTTGGAGCATTGGTTACAGATGCTCAGTATGTGGTTTCCAGATGCACCTGAGATGCGCACAAGGTGGTGGCATGGTCGATACAACGggcgatgatgatgatgagaaaaGGCGCAGCATCATACGTCATCCAAGTCATCCCGACCATGAATTGAAGTTGTTGCGGAGAAGATGTCCATTCAAGTGCGATGCTTGTGGCACCACACGCAAAGATAGTTCCTACACATGCACCAATGATTCTTGTGAATATTTGATCCATGAGAAATGTGCTTCCTTGCCTCAAAGCTTCAAAAGGGAAGACCACCATCACTCCCTCTCTTTATCCTTTCGCGTCCCTTTTGAATATCTTAATTTCAACTACAAATGTGATGTGTGCAACACATATTTGCTGCCCAACTATTGGATATATCATTGTCAACTCTGCAGATTTATTGTCCACGTCAAGTGCATTTTCAACAAGCAGCCTCGCATCACTGA AAACATTGGGAAAGACATGATTCATCTTCCAACAAATGAAGTGGCCGAGGAACTAGTTACACCGTTTGTGATGAGACAAATAGGAGGAGAAACATTGATACCACCCATCATCATCCTTGCTGCTGCTGTTGATGAGTTGATGAAGGTGAAATATGAGTTCATTATTCACCAACATCAACTCGCTTTAGTCTCATCTGGTGATCGaagccaagaagaagaagaagaagacgaggagAATTATGGAGTGAGATCAGAATTGATATGTGATGGGTGCATCACTCCTATATCatcatactactatatgaGTTGCAGTGAATGCAAATACAATCTTCACTTGGCTTGCTTTCACTTGCCACCTCAACTCTCCTCACTTCCACTCCACCAACATGATGATCACCAGCTTGTCCTCCAATCTTTGGACAAACACCAACCTTGGAAGAGGGAAGAgtgcagtgtgtgtgagtATGATACGAATGGGCTGTTTTACACTTGCACAGCGTGCGGCTTCACAGTCGATATCCAATGTGCTTGTATGCCGGATACCATACACCACGCAGCTCACCCTCGGCATCTCCTCAAGCATGTGACTCAGTCGGTTCTACGCAAGGATATCAACCGACGGCGCTTGTGGTGTGCTGCTGGTTGTGGCTATGACATAGAGGATTATGATTGTTACAGGTGTTGCAGCAGCAGCCCATGTGATTTCATTGTGCACGTCAGATGCGCTTTGCTACCTGCGTCAGTCAGCAGCAGTAGATGGGACAGGCACCACCCGCTGCTGCTGACGTACAACGCCACTCTCAACCGTCCTGGCGATTTCTACTGCGACCAATGCGAAACACGAATGAATCCCAGAAGTTGGATGTATTACTGCCGCGCCTGCGATATATCCTTCCATCCTAAATGCTTTATAATTACATCCGGAGAGTATAGAAACAGTAAGTTGGGGCAGGAATATCATGTGAATGCCGCAATTCATCCACACCCTCTCATCTTTCAACTTCTCACAACAAAACGCCGCTGCGACATTTGCCGTTACAATGAGAATGAACACCAAGGATTTTACTGTGCATTATGCAACTTCTTCATTTGTCTCTACAGCTGCGGTACAAATATGATCAAAAATGGGAACATGAAGGCTGTCGATTGA
- the LOC125204023 gene encoding uncharacterized protein LOC125204023, whose amino-acid sequence MARVIRHPSHHPQHILVQQHNRYKSRCERIIWTIGYNCTCLICKFNMHLRCSQICGVINAEADDGVEQICDIIRHPSHPDHDMKLLRRRCSFKCDACGTTRKGSSYTCTADACQYWIHERCASLPQSLERQDHHHPLSLSFHVPLEYIRFDYRCDVCSRILLPKSWIYHCRICRYIVHIKCAFNKPPPRIIENVLLLAKISEKT is encoded by the exons ATGGCGAGAGTGATACGACATCCATCGCACCACCCTCAACACATACTCGTTCAACAACACAATCGGTATAAATCTCGCTGTGAAAGGATTATTTGGACCATTGGTTACAACTGTACATGCCTAATATGTAAGTTCAATATGCACTTGAGATGCTCGCAAATTTGTGGCGTGATCAATGCAGAAGCAGACGATGGAGTTGAGCAAATATGCGACATTATACGCCATCCAAGTCATCCGGACCACGACATGAAGTTGTTGAGAAGAAGGTGTTCCTTCAAGTGCGATGCCTGTGGAACCACGCGCAAGGGGAGTTCCTACACATGCACCGCAGATGCTTGCCAGTATTGGATCCATGAGAGATGTGCTTCTTTGCCTCAAAGCTTGGAAAGACAAGACCATCATCaccctctttctctctcttttcatGTCCCACTTGAGTATATCAGATTTGACTACAGATGTGATGTATGCAGCAGAATTCTGCTGCCCAAAAGTTGGATATATCATTGTCGAATTTGTAGATATATTGTCCACATCAAGTGTGCCTTCAACAAGCCGCCTCCTCGCATCATTGAGAATGTGCTACTGCTAGCCA AAATATCGGAAAAGACGTGA
- the LOC125207005 gene encoding uncharacterized protein LOC125207005, whose amino-acid sequence MVDETGDGDDDVKRRSIIHHPSHPGHELKLLRRSCSFKCDACCTTRKGSSYTCTNDACEYWIHEKCASLPQSFKREDHHHSLSLSFRVPFEYLNFNYRCDVCNTYLLPNYWMYHCQLCRFIVHVKCIFNKQPRITDGRGTSYTVCDETKRRRNIDITHHHPAVDELMKVKYEFIHHQHRLALVSSGDRNQEEEEEEEEEDEENYGVRWELICDGCITPISSYYYMSCSECKYNLHLACFHLPPQLSSLPLHQHDDHQLVLQSLDKHQLWKREECSVCEYDTNGLFYTCTTCGFRVDIQCACMPDSIHHAAHPQHLLKHVTNSDLYRDINRRRLWCAAGCGHDTDDYDCYRCCSSSPCDFIVHVRCALLPVSVSSCRWDKHHPLLLTYDATLNRPVDFYCDQCEKQMNPRSWMYHCRPCDVSFHPKCFPTTSGKYRNSKLGQEYVITDAIHPHPLIFQLLTTKRHCDICRYNENEHQGFYCALCNFFICLYSCGYNMIENGDMKAVD is encoded by the exons ATGGTTGATGAAACGGgcgatggtgatgatgatgttaAAAGGCGCAGCATCATACATCATCCAAGTCACCCCGGCCATGAGCTGAAGTTGCTGAGGAGAAGTTGTTCATTCAAGTGTGACGCTTGCTGCACCACACGCAAAGGGAGTTCCTACACCTGCACCAATGATGCTTGTGAGTATTGGATCCATGAGAAATGTGCTTCCTTGCCACAAAGCTTCAAAAGGGAAGACCACCATCACTCCCTCTCTTTATCCTTTCGCGTCCCTTTTGAATATCTCAATTTCAACTACAGATGTGATGTGTGCAACACATATTTGCTGCCCAACTATTGGATGTATCATTGTCAACTCTGCAGATTTATTGTCCACGTCAAGTGCATTTTCAACAAGCAGCCTCGCATCACTGA TGGCCGAGGAACTAGTTACACCGTTTGTGATGAGACAAAGAGGAGGAGAAACATTGATATCACCCATCATCATCCTGCTGTTGATGAGTTGATGAAGGTGAAATATGAGTTCATTCATCACCAACATCGACTCGCTTTAGTCTCATCTGGTGATCGaaatcaagaagaagaagaagaagaagaagaagaagacgaggagAATTATGGAGTGAGATGGGAATTGATATGTGATGGGTGCATCACTCCTATATCatcatactactatatgaGTTGCAGTGAATGCAAATACAATCTTCACTTGGCTTGCTTTCACTTGCCACCTCAACTCTCCTCACTTCCACTCCACCAACATGATGATCACCAGCTTGTCCTCCAATCTTTGGACAAACACCAACTTTGGAAGAGGGAAGAgtgcagtgtgtgtgagtATGATACGAATGGGCTGTTTTACACTTGCACAACGTGCGGCTTCAGAGTCGATATCCAATGTGCTTGTATGCCGGATAGCATACATCACGCAGCTCACCCGCAACATCTCCTCAAGCATGTGACCAATTCGGATCTATACAGAGATATCAACCGAAGGCGCTTGTGGTGTGCTGCTGGTTGTGGCCATGACACAGACGATTATGATTGTTACAGGTGCTGCAGCAGCAGCCCGTGCGATTTCATTGTGCACGTCAGATGCGCTTTGCTGCCTGTGTCGGTCAGCAGCTGTAGATGGGACAAGCACCACCCACTGCTGCTGACGTACGACGCCACTCTCAACCGTCCTGTCGATTTCTACTGCGATCAATGCGAAAAACAAATGAATCCCAGGAGTTGGATGTATCACTGCCGCCCCTGCGATGTATCCTTCCATCCAAAATGCTTTCCAACTACATCCGGAAAGTATAGAAACAGCAAGTTGGGGCAGGAATATGTGATCACTGACGCAATTCATCCACACCCTCTCATCTTTCAACTTCTCACAACAAAACGCCACTGCGACATTTGTCGTTACAATGAGAATGAACACCAAGGATTTTACTGTGCATTATGCAACTTCTTCATTTGTCTCTACAGCTGCGGGTATAACATGATCGAAAATGGGGACATGAAGGCTGTCGATTGA